In Rhizobium jaguaris, a single window of DNA contains:
- a CDS encoding MgtC/SapB family protein encodes MDIIEAFQRLSLALAIGILVGVERGWQERETAPGKRTAGIRTFGLSGFLGGLAGFLQVKLGPILPTAVFAVFGIAFIVFSRYEAEREEDYSVTSVIAALAVFALGVVATVSDMTIAAAGGVAVTALLAARHSLHGFLRNLTWLELRAALVLLAMTLVALPLLPDRTIDPWNAINPFQLWLLTIMIAAISYVGYLAIRIAGPKHGILFSGAAGGFISSTAVTLSFARLSSDNAPATHSLVAGASIAGAMSIGRALVISGILAPVIVPKLAVAFVPVILVFLSATFLMLKGAKADDKATDINPDNPFELLTVLRFGAFLGAISFVSKFTIDQIGLSAIFVVALLSGLADLDAITLSTARMAGSALTTEVATIAISLAAAANLTMKMVLAILFGSRAYATALSVTTVTALAFAAAAYFGFSALA; translated from the coding sequence ATGGATATCATCGAAGCGTTTCAGCGTCTCAGTCTCGCTCTTGCCATCGGCATCCTGGTCGGGGTCGAGCGCGGCTGGCAGGAGCGCGAGACGGCACCAGGTAAAAGAACGGCCGGTATTCGCACCTTCGGTCTGTCCGGCTTTCTCGGCGGCTTGGCGGGTTTCCTGCAGGTCAAGCTAGGACCGATCCTGCCGACCGCCGTGTTCGCTGTGTTCGGTATCGCATTTATCGTTTTCAGCAGATACGAGGCCGAGCGGGAGGAAGACTACAGCGTCACCAGCGTCATAGCGGCTCTTGCCGTCTTCGCCCTCGGGGTCGTTGCGACGGTTTCCGACATGACGATCGCTGCGGCTGGCGGCGTCGCGGTAACCGCCCTGCTGGCTGCTCGTCACAGCCTGCATGGATTCCTGCGAAACCTGACCTGGCTGGAACTAAGGGCTGCACTCGTGCTGCTTGCCATGACGCTCGTTGCGCTGCCGCTCCTGCCCGACAGAACGATCGACCCCTGGAATGCCATCAATCCGTTCCAGCTTTGGCTGCTGACGATCATGATTGCCGCCATCTCCTATGTCGGTTATCTGGCGATCCGCATTGCCGGACCAAAACATGGAATCCTTTTTAGCGGCGCCGCCGGCGGGTTCATTTCGTCAACCGCTGTCACCTTGTCTTTTGCACGTCTATCGTCCGATAACGCTCCGGCAACCCACAGCCTCGTTGCCGGCGCGTCGATCGCCGGAGCAATGTCCATCGGACGGGCCCTGGTCATCAGCGGCATATTGGCACCTGTGATCGTTCCCAAACTAGCTGTCGCGTTCGTTCCCGTTATTCTCGTCTTTCTTTCGGCGACCTTCCTGATGCTTAAGGGTGCGAAAGCTGACGACAAGGCAACGGACATCAATCCGGATAATCCGTTTGAATTGCTCACGGTCCTGCGCTTCGGAGCATTTCTCGGCGCCATAAGCTTTGTATCGAAATTCACGATCGACCAGATTGGGCTGTCGGCCATCTTTGTCGTGGCGCTGCTTTCGGGACTTGCCGATCTTGATGCCATCACTCTATCGACGGCGCGCATGGCGGGCTCGGCGCTGACGACGGAGGTTGCGACGATCGCGATCTCTCTGGCCGCAGCCGCCAATCTGACGATGAAGATGGTGCTGGCCATCCTGTTCGGAAGTCGCGCCTATGCTACAGCATTGAGCGTGACAACGGTGACGGCACTCGCATTCGCCGCTGCTGCCTATTTCGGGTTCAGCGCATTAGCCTGA
- a CDS encoding ABC transporter permease, with product MIARLSRILRLGIKELYSLKADPVLVVLIVYTFTFAIYAVASGAKFEVENAAVAIVDEDRSMLSARLRDALLQPFFKTPELIDADEIDAVMDAGRFVFVVEIPPKFEQDVIAGRHPSVQIDVDATAMSQAGNGASYIQNIILQEVLTAVPGADQTQPINLVVRAKFNPNLKSEWFTAVMQVINNITMLSIILTGAALIREREHGTIEHLLVMPVSPIEIMLAKIWANGLVIVVAAILSLIVVVERLLGVPVAGSIGLFVAAAVVYQFSVTSLGILIATVSTSMAQFGLIVMPVLIIMNLLSGSTTPMESMPGWLQNVMQLSPSTHFVALSQAVLYRGAGFAIMWPQMLALFGIGAAFFAMATLRFRKSLLSSQ from the coding sequence ATGATTGCCCGTCTTTCCCGGATCCTTCGCCTCGGCATCAAGGAGCTCTACAGCCTCAAGGCGGATCCCGTCCTGGTCGTGCTGATCGTCTACACGTTTACCTTCGCCATCTATGCTGTGGCATCGGGTGCGAAATTCGAGGTCGAGAACGCTGCGGTGGCGATCGTCGATGAGGACCGTTCGATGCTATCGGCACGATTGCGCGATGCTTTGCTGCAGCCCTTTTTCAAGACTCCGGAATTGATCGATGCCGACGAGATCGATGCTGTAATGGACGCTGGCCGCTTCGTTTTTGTTGTCGAGATACCGCCCAAATTCGAGCAGGACGTGATTGCCGGGCGCCATCCGTCGGTCCAGATCGATGTCGACGCGACCGCGATGTCGCAGGCCGGCAACGGAGCCTCCTATATCCAGAATATCATCCTGCAGGAGGTGCTGACTGCGGTGCCTGGTGCCGATCAGACACAACCGATCAATCTTGTCGTACGGGCGAAGTTCAACCCCAACCTCAAATCTGAATGGTTCACAGCCGTGATGCAGGTGATCAACAATATCACCATGCTCTCAATTATTCTGACGGGCGCGGCGCTGATCCGCGAGCGTGAACACGGAACGATCGAGCACCTGCTCGTCATGCCTGTCAGCCCGATCGAGATCATGCTCGCAAAAATATGGGCGAATGGTCTCGTCATCGTCGTCGCGGCGATCTTATCGCTCATCGTCGTCGTGGAGCGCCTGCTCGGTGTGCCTGTCGCGGGATCTATTGGCCTTTTTGTAGCCGCGGCCGTTGTCTATCAGTTTTCGGTGACGTCACTCGGCATCTTGATTGCCACCGTTTCGACCTCGATGGCGCAGTTCGGACTGATCGTGATGCCGGTTCTCATCATTATGAACCTTTTGTCCGGAAGCACGACACCCATGGAGAGCATGCCCGGCTGGTTGCAGAATGTGATGCAGCTTTCGCCATCGACACATTTCGTCGCTTTATCGCAGGCCGTGCTTTATCGGGGAGCCGGATTTGCGATCATGTGGCCGCAAATGCTGGCGCTTTTCGGTATCGGAGCGGCGTTCTTCGCCATGGCCACGTTACGTTTTCGCAAGTCACTTCTCAGCAGTCAATGA
- the rbbA gene encoding ribosome-associated ATPase/putative transporter RbbA — protein MMGAVVRLAGVTHSYGKKLALDRVDLVIPAGCMAGVIGPDGVGKSTLLALAAGVTRLQEGNIHVLDGDLSDVHQRRLVGARIAYMPQGLGRNLYPTLSVAENLDFFGRLFAMDRNERREHMDELLKITGLAQFRDRPAGKLSGGMKQKLGICAALIHDPDILILDEPTTGIDPLSRRQFWELIALMRARRPGMSVIVATAYMEEAERFDWLTAMYAGRIIATGSPAEIKRSTGQSSLEGAFVALLPEEMRRADVPPVAIPRPVGDGVPAIEAEGLTRRFGDFTAVDHVSFRIGKGEIFGFLGSNGSGKSTTMKMLTGLLPASEGEARLFGQLLKAGDLETRRRVGYMSQAFSLYGELSVRQNLVLHAQLFGLSPERVTARVDEMLADFELAAVADSRPESLPLGMRQRLQLATAVIHRPEILILDEPTSGVDPVARDSFWRSLLTLSRKDGVTIFLSTHFMNEAERCDRISMMHEGKVLAVGSPAELKKQRGREALEDVFIDVLTEAGTGRDDTPAIAAAAKAADVSRPGIFDLRRLWAYAWRETLEIRRDPTRLAFAFLGPAILLLTFGYGISFDVERLPFAVFDQDQSAQSRQLLESFQGSRYFDEQPPVSSIDDLETRLKSGELKLAIEIPTDFGKDLLRQTRPEVSVWLDGAMPFRAETARGYVSGLATSYVTDNAARQSGRATSTYPIDIESRFRYNQAFKSANAIVPSVIVLMLVLIPAIMTALGVVKEKETGSIANFQSTPVTKVEFLLGKQLPYVAIAFLSFILLALMTRFVFGVPIKGSLLTFAVGSLLYVFATTGFGLFISSFVRSQVAAIFATAIIAIIPAVNFSGLLVPVSSLSGGARLMGLAFPSAWYQPVSVGVVAKGLGFADLWLDMLVIGLFGLGFIAAAIISLRKRGA, from the coding sequence ATGATGGGCGCCGTTGTCCGCCTCGCCGGCGTCACACATAGCTATGGAAAAAAACTGGCGCTCGACCGGGTCGACCTCGTTATTCCGGCCGGCTGCATGGCAGGCGTCATTGGCCCGGACGGCGTTGGAAAGTCGACGCTGCTCGCGCTCGCTGCCGGTGTAACAAGGCTGCAAGAGGGGAACATCCACGTCCTCGACGGCGACCTGTCCGATGTGCATCAGCGCCGTCTCGTCGGTGCCCGCATTGCCTATATGCCCCAGGGTCTCGGCCGCAATCTTTATCCAACGCTGAGCGTTGCGGAAAATCTCGATTTCTTCGGCCGCCTCTTTGCAATGGATCGCAATGAGCGCCGGGAACACATGGACGAACTGCTGAAAATCACCGGGCTTGCCCAGTTTCGGGATCGCCCCGCCGGCAAGCTGTCAGGCGGCATGAAGCAGAAGCTCGGTATTTGCGCTGCTCTTATTCATGATCCGGATATTCTTATTCTCGATGAGCCGACGACGGGCATCGACCCGCTGTCGCGTCGGCAATTCTGGGAGTTGATCGCACTCATGCGGGCCAGGCGGCCGGGAATGAGCGTCATCGTCGCCACCGCCTACATGGAAGAAGCCGAACGTTTCGATTGGCTTACTGCTATGTACGCCGGCCGGATCATCGCGACCGGGAGCCCCGCGGAGATCAAGCGGAGCACAGGACAATCCTCCCTGGAAGGCGCCTTTGTTGCACTCTTGCCGGAGGAGATGCGCAGAGCCGATGTGCCACCTGTCGCTATCCCGCGCCCTGTGGGAGATGGCGTACCCGCGATAGAGGCTGAGGGTCTTACCAGACGCTTTGGTGACTTCACGGCGGTCGATCACGTGAGTTTTCGTATCGGAAAGGGCGAGATCTTCGGTTTTCTCGGCTCGAATGGCAGTGGCAAAAGTACCACCATGAAGATGCTGACGGGTTTGCTTCCCGCGAGCGAAGGGGAGGCGCGTCTCTTCGGTCAGCTGCTCAAAGCCGGAGATTTGGAAACCCGCCGCCGTGTCGGCTACATGTCTCAAGCATTTTCTCTTTATGGCGAACTCTCGGTTCGCCAGAACCTGGTCCTGCATGCACAGTTGTTCGGCCTTTCGCCGGAGCGGGTGACAGCTCGAGTCGACGAAATGCTTGCCGACTTCGAACTTGCAGCCGTCGCCGATAGTCGCCCAGAGAGCCTGCCGCTCGGCATGCGACAGCGCCTGCAATTGGCGACGGCGGTCATCCATCGGCCAGAGATATTAATCCTGGACGAACCGACATCCGGGGTCGATCCGGTTGCTCGCGACAGTTTCTGGCGTTCGCTCCTGACCCTGTCACGCAAGGATGGTGTAACGATCTTCCTGTCCACGCATTTCATGAACGAAGCCGAGCGTTGCGATCGTATTTCCATGATGCATGAGGGCAAGGTGCTCGCCGTCGGCAGTCCTGCGGAGCTGAAGAAGCAGCGTGGTCGCGAGGCTCTGGAGGATGTGTTCATCGACGTGCTCACCGAGGCGGGGACGGGACGGGACGACACGCCGGCAATTGCAGCTGCGGCGAAGGCTGCCGACGTCTCAAGGCCCGGCATCTTCGATCTCCGCCGCTTGTGGGCCTATGCGTGGCGCGAGACCCTGGAAATACGCCGCGACCCCACGCGTCTGGCCTTCGCATTTCTAGGTCCCGCAATCCTCCTCCTGACCTTCGGTTACGGCATCTCCTTCGACGTGGAGCGTCTGCCCTTTGCGGTCTTTGATCAGGATCAGTCGGCTCAAAGCAGGCAACTTCTGGAGAGCTTCCAGGGTTCGCGCTATTTTGATGAGCAACCGCCAGTGTCTTCCATCGATGACCTCGAGACTCGTCTCAAAAGCGGCGAATTGAAGCTGGCGATTGAGATTCCGACCGATTTCGGCAAGGATCTCCTACGTCAGACCCGCCCGGAAGTTTCGGTCTGGCTGGACGGCGCCATGCCGTTCCGAGCAGAGACGGCGCGCGGCTATGTCTCGGGACTCGCCACGAGCTACGTGACGGATAATGCCGCCCGCCAAAGCGGTCGCGCGACATCGACCTATCCGATCGATATTGAAAGCCGCTTTCGTTACAATCAGGCCTTCAAAAGCGCCAATGCCATTGTGCCAAGTGTCATCGTGCTCATGCTGGTGCTCATTCCCGCCATCATGACGGCGCTTGGCGTCGTCAAGGAGAAAGAGACCGGATCTATCGCCAACTTCCAGTCGACGCCCGTCACGAAGGTGGAATTCCTGCTTGGCAAGCAGTTACCTTACGTCGCGATCGCCTTCCTGAGTTTCATTCTTCTGGCGCTGATGACTCGTTTCGTCTTCGGAGTGCCGATTAAAGGCTCCCTTCTGACCTTCGCTGTCGGGTCGCTGCTCTATGTTTTCGCTACGACCGGCTTCGGCCTGTTCATATCGAGCTTTGTCCGCAGTCAGGTCGCGGCGATTTTTGCAACCGCCATCATCGCCATTATTCCGGCAGTGAATTTTTCCGGGCTGCTCGTCCCGGTCTCCTCGCTTTCGGGGGGCGCGCGACTGATGGGGCTTGCCTTCCCGTCGGCATGGTATCAGCCGGTCAGCGTCGGCGTCGTTGCAAAGGGGCTCGGTTTTGCCGATCTCTGGCTCGATATGCTGGTGATCGGCCTCTTTGGACTTGGCTTTATCGCGGCTGCGATCATTTCGCTGCGAAAGAGGGGTGCGTGA
- a CDS encoding acetyl-CoA hydrolase/transferase family protein produces MFRERIRNRELLERIVSADDAARLIKDRMTIGMSGFTRAGEAKAVPMALAKRAKDEPLQITLMTGASLGNNLDGALVEAHVLARRLPFQSDPVLRNAINAGEVMFIDQHLSETVELLRSRQIAPVDIAVIEATAITEEGGIIPTTSVGNSASFAILAEKVIVEINQSQPQELEGLHDIYIPTRRPSREAIPVMAPDSRIGVPFIPILPEKIAAVVVTHNSDSSSTIQPPDAETQAIAGHLAEFLMHEVKLGRLSRSLLPLQAGIGTIANAVLHGFIDTPFHDLTMYSEVLQDSTFDLIDAGKLIFASGSSMTLSADKYRKVIPDIVAYKSRLILRPQEISNHPEVIRRLGIIGINTALEFDIYGNVNSTHVGGTHMMNGIGGSGDFARNAYMSIFVTKSTAKNGAISRVVPMVSHVDHTEHDVDILVTEIGLADLRGLAPRERATTIIANCVHPTYREALSDYYRRALARGGQTPHLLEEALKWHSSLRETGRMLA; encoded by the coding sequence ATGTTTCGCGAGCGCATAAGAAACAGGGAGCTGCTCGAGCGCATTGTCAGCGCGGACGATGCTGCCCGGCTGATCAAGGACCGAATGACCATCGGCATGAGCGGTTTTACGCGCGCGGGCGAGGCAAAGGCTGTGCCCATGGCACTTGCGAAACGCGCCAAGGACGAGCCGCTGCAGATCACACTGATGACCGGCGCGTCGCTGGGGAACAATCTCGACGGGGCCCTGGTCGAGGCGCATGTGCTTGCCCGTCGTCTGCCTTTTCAGTCCGATCCGGTTCTGCGAAACGCGATCAATGCCGGTGAAGTCATGTTCATCGATCAGCATCTGTCCGAGACGGTGGAACTTCTTCGCAGCCGTCAGATTGCGCCGGTCGATATTGCCGTGATCGAGGCGACGGCCATCACCGAAGAAGGCGGGATCATTCCGACAACATCGGTCGGCAATTCGGCAAGCTTCGCTATTCTGGCGGAAAAGGTGATCGTCGAAATCAATCAGTCGCAGCCACAGGAATTGGAAGGGCTGCACGACATCTATATCCCGACGCGCCGGCCAAGCCGCGAGGCAATTCCCGTCATGGCACCCGACAGCCGCATCGGCGTCCCTTTCATCCCGATTCTTCCAGAGAAGATCGCGGCGGTTGTTGTCACGCACAACAGTGACAGTTCTTCGACCATTCAGCCTCCGGACGCCGAAACGCAGGCGATTGCCGGGCATCTGGCGGAGTTCCTGATGCATGAGGTCAAACTCGGGCGCCTGAGCCGAAGCCTGTTGCCGCTTCAGGCCGGCATCGGCACGATCGCAAATGCCGTACTCCATGGTTTCATCGATACGCCGTTTCACGATCTGACAATGTATTCCGAGGTTCTTCAGGATTCGACCTTCGATCTGATTGACGCCGGAAAGCTCATATTTGCATCCGGTTCCTCAATGACCTTGTCGGCGGACAAGTATCGCAAGGTCATTCCGGATATCGTAGCGTATAAGTCGCGGCTGATCCTGCGCCCGCAGGAGATCAGCAATCATCCGGAAGTCATTCGTCGCCTCGGGATTATCGGTATCAACACCGCGCTGGAGTTCGACATCTACGGCAATGTCAATTCGACCCATGTCGGTGGAACCCACATGATGAACGGTATCGGCGGTTCCGGCGATTTTGCCCGCAATGCCTATATGTCCATCTTCGTCACGAAATCGACGGCAAAGAACGGCGCGATTTCAAGGGTCGTGCCCATGGTCAGCCATGTGGACCATACCGAACACGACGTCGACATACTGGTGACGGAAATCGGGCTGGCAGACCTTCGTGGTCTCGCGCCGCGTGAACGCGCCACCACAATCATCGCCAATTGTGTGCATCCAACCTACCGCGAAGCCTTGTCCGATTACTACAGAAGAGCCCTTGCACGGGGCGGACAGACGCCGCACCTCCTCGAGGAGGCTCTCAAATGGCATAGTTCATTGCGCGAAACGGGGCGGATGCTGGCTTAG
- a CDS encoding zinc-dependent alcohol dehydrogenase family protein, with protein MKALVYLGPGQKVLEERPMPEISTATDAIVKVTRTTICGTDLHILKGDVPTCTPGRILGHEGVGIVEQTGDAVTQFKKGDHVLISCISSCGKCEYCRKGMYSHCTTGGWILGNTIDGTQAEYVRIPHADTSLYPIPQGADEEALVMLSDILPTGFECGVLNGKVQPGGSVAIVGAGPVGLAALLTAQFYSPAEIIMIDLDDHRLEVAKQFGATKTVSGSGEAAAQQVMALTEGRGVDAAIEAVGIPATFQVCQDIVAPGGTIANVGVHGAKVDLHLERLWSQNIAITTRLVDTVTTPMLLKTVQSGKINPKQLITHRFGLDQILEAYETFGNAAGTQALKVIIEAHA; from the coding sequence ATGAAAGCTCTCGTTTACTTGGGTCCGGGGCAAAAAGTGCTCGAGGAGCGCCCAATGCCTGAGATCAGCACGGCGACTGATGCCATCGTCAAAGTCACGCGCACGACCATTTGCGGCACTGACCTTCATATTCTCAAGGGCGACGTGCCCACTTGCACCCCGGGTCGAATTCTGGGGCATGAAGGCGTCGGCATCGTGGAGCAAACGGGCGATGCAGTCACGCAGTTCAAGAAGGGCGATCATGTACTGATTTCTTGCATTTCCTCATGTGGGAAATGTGAATATTGCCGGAAGGGTATGTATTCCCATTGCACCACCGGCGGTTGGATTCTCGGCAACACGATCGATGGAACGCAGGCCGAATACGTCCGCATCCCGCATGCCGATACCAGCCTCTATCCCATTCCGCAGGGCGCGGACGAGGAAGCGCTGGTGATGCTGAGCGATATCCTGCCGACAGGTTTCGAGTGCGGCGTTCTTAATGGCAAGGTTCAACCGGGCGGATCCGTCGCCATCGTCGGTGCCGGACCGGTGGGGTTGGCGGCACTTCTCACGGCACAGTTCTATTCACCGGCAGAGATAATCATGATCGATCTCGACGACCACCGGCTTGAGGTCGCCAAGCAATTCGGCGCCACCAAGACTGTCAGCGGCAGTGGTGAAGCGGCTGCGCAGCAGGTGATGGCATTGACGGAAGGGCGCGGTGTCGACGCCGCGATCGAGGCCGTCGGCATTCCGGCGACATTCCAGGTCTGCCAGGATATCGTCGCGCCGGGTGGGACGATCGCCAATGTCGGCGTGCACGGCGCAAAGGTCGATCTGCATCTGGAGCGGCTCTGGTCCCAGAACATCGCGATCACGACACGGCTGGTGGATACGGTCACAACGCCGATGCTCCTGAAGACGGTGCAATCGGGAAAGATCAACCCGAAGCAACTCATCACACACCGCTTTGGGCTGGATCAGATCCTGGAGGCCTATGAGACCTTCGGTAATGCCGCTGGTACGCAGGCCCTCAAGGTGATCATTGAAGCGCACGCATAA
- a CDS encoding HlyD family secretion protein, whose product MYKSHVPLLFAAVAILSLNAGSHDAVARDATTLSDHVQELWNKLRGSEQPAGIAASNGRIEAQQILVSAKFAGRVADVLVEEGQIVDAGAVIARMDTSDLDAQLSGAEAEVRRSETGVASAEATIAQRGSELTLAHQELDRASDLSATGSGTRQQLDLRRSQLAVAEAASRAALASRDEAQAALDAARADVARIRSQLDDAILKAPRRGRVEYKLVQSGEVVAAGAPVATLLDLSDVYMTVFLPARVAGRLAFGDEARIILDPAPDYVVPATISFVAAEAQFTPKTVETEDEREKLMFRVKLRIASDLLKQYETRVKTGVRGVGYVRTDPATAWPPQLAVKLPQ is encoded by the coding sequence TTGTACAAATCCCATGTCCCTCTTCTTTTCGCCGCAGTTGCGATCCTGAGCCTAAATGCAGGAAGTCACGACGCCGTTGCGCGCGACGCAACGACGTTGAGCGATCACGTGCAAGAGCTCTGGAACAAGTTGCGCGGCAGCGAACAGCCGGCCGGCATTGCGGCGTCGAACGGCCGCATCGAGGCGCAGCAGATTCTGGTTTCCGCGAAATTCGCTGGTCGTGTCGCCGATGTTCTTGTCGAGGAGGGACAAATAGTCGATGCCGGCGCTGTCATTGCGCGCATGGACACGTCCGATCTCGACGCGCAGCTTTCGGGTGCGGAGGCGGAAGTTCGGCGTTCCGAAACCGGCGTGGCGAGCGCGGAGGCAACCATCGCACAGCGTGGGAGCGAACTCACGCTCGCGCATCAGGAACTCGACCGAGCCTCTGATCTCAGCGCCACCGGCAGCGGCACACGGCAACAACTCGACCTGCGTCGCAGCCAGCTCGCCGTTGCCGAGGCCGCCTCTCGTGCCGCGCTTGCAAGCCGCGACGAGGCTCAAGCTGCCCTTGATGCCGCCCGCGCCGACGTGGCGCGCATCCGCTCGCAGCTCGACGATGCAATCTTAAAGGCACCCAGGCGAGGGCGCGTCGAATACAAGCTGGTGCAGTCGGGCGAAGTGGTGGCAGCCGGGGCGCCGGTGGCGACGCTGCTTGATCTGTCTGATGTCTACATGACGGTTTTTCTGCCGGCACGGGTCGCTGGGCGCCTCGCTTTTGGCGATGAGGCACGCATTATTCTCGATCCAGCACCCGACTATGTCGTGCCCGCGACCATCTCCTTCGTCGCCGCGGAGGCGCAGTTCACGCCGAAAACGGTCGAGACCGAGGACGAACGCGAGAAACTGATGTTCCGTGTCAAACTTCGTATCGCCTCCGATTTGCTGAAACAGTACGAAACGCGGGTGAAGACGGGGGTTCGCGGCGTGGGTTACGTGCGCACCGATCCCGCCACAGCCTGGCCGCCGCAACTTGCCGTGAAGTTGCCCCAATGA